ATGCCCAATTTAGAGGAGCTTTGGGCTTACCTGAATGATAAATTCCGTGAAGAGTTGACCCCAGTCGGCTACAGCACATGGATTCAAACAGCCAAACCCGTTAAATTGACCAAAGATAAACTCGAAATCGAAGTCCCGGCATCGTTGCATAAGGCTTACTGGGAGAAAAATCTGGTCACCAAAGTCGTGGAAGGGGTCTATGAATTTGCCCAGCTGGAAGTCGATCCGGTGATCATGACCAAAGACGAGTTACAGCCGGTCACGACGCACCAGCAACCAGCGACTGCCGATGATGATGATCAACAACTAACTTTTAAGGCGAAAACGCATCTCAATCCGAAATACACGTTTGACCGGTTCGTGATCGGCAAAGGCAACCAAATGGCGCATGCCGCGACGTTAGCGGTTGCCGAAGCTCCCGGCACGACGTATAATCCGCTGTTTATTTATGGTGGCGTCGGTTTGGGCAAGACGCACTTGATGCAGGCTATCGGTAACCTGGTTTTGGAAAATAATCCAGCCGCTAACATTAAATATGTCACCAGCGAGAATTTTGCCAACGACTTCATTAACTCGATTCAAACCAAGCAGCAGGAGCAATTTCGTCAGGAGTATCGCAATGTTGACCTGCTGTTGGTTGATGATATCCAGTTTTTTGGTGACAAAGAAGCCACGCAGGAAGAATTCTTCCATACGTTTAACACGCTGTACGAAAATATGAAGCAGATCGTACTCACAAGCGATCGCCTGCCAAACGAAATTCCTAAGCTGCAGGAGCGGCTGGTGTCGCGGTTTAACAAAGGCTTGTCCGTTGACGTGACGCCGCCTGATCTCGAAACCCGCATTGCCATCTTGCGCAATAAAGCCGATGCCGAAGATCTCAGCATTCCTGATGACACGCTTTCTTACATTGCCGGCCAAATTGAAAGTAACGTGCGTGATTTGGAAGGGGCTTTGGTGCGTGTCCAGGCTTTTTCTACTATGAAAAATGAAGATATCACGACCAGCCTGGCCGCCGATGCGTTAAAGGCGCTCAAACTCGATGATCGCAGCGGGCAACTGACCATTGCGCAGATACTGGACGCTGTCGCCAAGCATTTTCAGGTCACCGTGCAGGATCTAAAAGGTAAGAAACGGGTCAAGCAAATTGTGATTCCCCGCCAGATCGCGATGTATCTGGCGCGAGAAATGACCGATAATAGTTTGCCGAAAATCGGCCAGGAAATTGGCGGTAAAGATCACACCACGGTCATCCACGCGCACGAAAAAATTATGTCGGCAATGACGACGAATGAAGATCTTAAAGCCCAAGTCGTCGAACTGCGAAATATTCTTAAAAATCGCGGATAATCCACTTGTGGACAACTGCGAAAACCCACCCGGTTTGTCCCTTACACTTATCCACAGGTGCATAACTTTTCCGGCTGTTGTTTCTCAAAGTTTTCCACAGTTTGAACACGGCCTATTACTATTACTTAAAAAGCTTTATATTATATATATAAATAAACGTACGGGAGGCTCTTATGAAATTTACGATTACCCGATCCACATTCTTGAAAACCTTGAATGACGTTGCCCGGGCTATTTCAACCAAAACCACGATTCCGATCCTGACTGGTTTAAAAATCGTCCTCACTGATACGGGACTGGTACTCACCGGTAGTGATGCCGATATTTCGATCGAATCACGTATCAATATTGCTGATGAGAACAACGATCTTCAAATCGATAGCACCGGAGAAATCGTGTTGCCTGCACGTTTCTTTAGTGAAATCGTCAAGCGGTTGCCGGAAGACAAAATGACCTTGGAAGTCAAAGATAATTTCCAAACCGTCATTACCTCTGGTGCTTCCGAA
Above is a window of Lacticaseibacillus casei DSM 20011 = JCM 1134 = ATCC 393 DNA encoding:
- the dnaA gene encoding chromosomal replication initiator protein DnaA, producing the protein MPNLEELWAYLNDKFREELTPVGYSTWIQTAKPVKLTKDKLEIEVPASLHKAYWEKNLVTKVVEGVYEFAQLEVDPVIMTKDELQPVTTHQQPATADDDDQQLTFKAKTHLNPKYTFDRFVIGKGNQMAHAATLAVAEAPGTTYNPLFIYGGVGLGKTHLMQAIGNLVLENNPAANIKYVTSENFANDFINSIQTKQQEQFRQEYRNVDLLLVDDIQFFGDKEATQEEFFHTFNTLYENMKQIVLTSDRLPNEIPKLQERLVSRFNKGLSVDVTPPDLETRIAILRNKADAEDLSIPDDTLSYIAGQIESNVRDLEGALVRVQAFSTMKNEDITTSLAADALKALKLDDRSGQLTIAQILDAVAKHFQVTVQDLKGKKRVKQIVIPRQIAMYLAREMTDNSLPKIGQEIGGKDHTTVIHAHEKIMSAMTTNEDLKAQVVELRNILKNRG